One window from the genome of Anolis sagrei isolate rAnoSag1 chromosome 4, rAnoSag1.mat, whole genome shotgun sequence encodes:
- the CTNNAL1 gene encoding alpha-catulin, whose translation MAAFLGGAGGGGGGGGSLGSGVCPWPRSPPGSALGWEPLLPGLQIRSRSVEQTLVPLVAQITTLINHKDKPKRSDKTLRAVQQVGQAVNLAVGRFVMVGEAIANENQELKEEMKIACTEAKQAGETIAQLTDIAALDHPESDGQITIFTDKTDVVKAARLLLSSVTKVLVLADRIVVKQIINSRNKVLLTMERLEKVISFQEFVQIFSQFGNEMVEFAHLTGDRQNDLKDEKKKAKMAAARTILEKCTMMLLTASKTCLRHPDCESARVNKGAVFHRMRLALEQVIEIVTDARLIGENEPGPVSIYTGIKEFKNKVEGLRENIYHLSKENLWALLRVVLEHTEDFTDSAYTSHENRERILELAKQAKMEMEQLVSAWMYAQSQKKKDVTEDLELAILKTCQCMNELHRELHSVATSVAADLIKYHSDHLILKALKICGAEGNIEAVAEHSCKLSEQKEQLIEICHLLRHVSGTEPLEITCLHAEDTFQVTGPQIISAAETLTLHPSSKIAKENLDVFCEAWESQLSDMSLLLREISDVFEGRRGEKRTYLSLPRPGKHNSNLKALKPVRLDSEEQNKLGKVGLELHKLAIRVDSEMEKWEDPENEIVRHAQGLSSMAYSMYLFTRGEGLLKTTQDLFQQAEAFATEGLKLASTLLSFSNQLEDDDKPLLLQEIDKMVPAYQQLQVTAKTPVQGKTATFTKVDTCIHNVKCILDILAQVLPLSCKLHRKHKAGNGYFRAHRPWRENGLHTAAKEASGPARTDLFGIRSLEQHVANLTVWDNKPF comes from the exons ATAACCACTCTCATTAACCACAAAGATAAGCCAAAACGGTCAGACAAGACTTTGAGAGCAGTCCAGCAAGTGGGTCAAGCGGTTAATTTGGCTGTTGGAAGATTTGTTATGGTGGGCGAAGCCATAGCCAATGAGAACCAAGAGctgaaagaggaaatgaagattGCCTGCACTGAAGCAAAGCAAGCTG GGGAAACCATTGCACAGCTTACCGACATAGCAGCTTTGGATCATCCAGAATCCGATGGCCAGATAACTATTTTTACAGACAAAACCGATGTGGTTAAGGCTGCAAGATTGCTCCTTTCTTCAGTGACAAAAGTACTGGTACTGGCTGACAGAATAGTTGTTAAGCAGATTATAAATTCTAGAAACAAG GTCCTTTTAACCATGGAGCGGCTAGAAAAAGTGATTAGTTTTCAGGAGTTTGTGCAAATATTCAGTCAGTTTGGAAATGAAATGGTAGAATTTGCTCATCTAACTGGAGATCGACAAAAT GATCTaaaagatgaaaagaaaaaggctaAGATGGCAGCTGCTAGGACAATTCTTGAGAAATGTACAATGATGCTTCTCACAGCTTCCAAG acCTGTTTAAGGCATCCTGACTGTGAATCTGCACGTGTAAACAAAGGAGCCGTGTTCCACAGAATGAGACTAGCTCTGGAGCAGGTAATAGAGATTGTAACAGACGCTCGACTCATTGGAGAGAATGAACCAGGGCCAGTGAGCATCTATACTGGCATCAAAGAATTCAAG AATAAAGTTGAGGGTTTGCGAGAGAACATTTATCATCTATCAAAGGAGAACCTTTGGGCATTGCTGCGTGTTGTCCTTGAACATACAGAAGATTTTACAGATTCGGCTTACACTAGCCATGAGAACAGGGAACGCATCTTGGAGCTGGCTAAGCAAGCAAAGATGGAAATGGAGCAGTTGGTGTCAGCATGGATGTATGCT CAAAGTCAGAAAAAGAAGGATGTCACAGAAGATCTGGAATTAGCCATATTGAAAACGTGTCAGTGTATGAACGAGCTTCACAGAGAA CTCCACAGTGTAGCAACTTCTGTCGCAGCAGACCTGATAAAGTATCATTCAGATCACCTCATTCTGAAAGCACTGAAAatctgtggtgctgaaggaaacaTAGAAGCTGTTGCAGAACATAGCTGTAAGCTGTCTGAACAGAAAGAACAACTGATTGAA ATATGTCATTTACTGAGACATGTTTCTGGAACAGAGCCTCTTGAAATTACTTGTCTACATGCAGAAGACACATTTCAGGTGACTGGGCCTCAG ATAATCTCTGCTGCCGAAACTCTGACTTTGCATCCTTCCAGTAAGATTGCAAAAGAAAATCTGGATGTCTTCTGTGAGGCTTGGGAGTCCCAGCTGAGCGATATGTCCCTGCTCCTAAGAGAAATCAGCGATGTGTTTGAAGGAAGACGAG GAGAGAAGCGTACATACCTGTCACTACCCAGGCCAGGG AAACATAATTCAAATTTGAAAGCTTTAAAGCCAGTCAGACTTGACAGTGAG GAACAAAACAAACTTGGGAAAGTAGGCTTAGAACTGCATAAGCTGGCAATTCGTGTTGACTCCGAGATGGAGAAATGGGAAGACCCAGAAAATGAGATCGTACGACATGCTCAAGGCCTATCCAGCATGGCCTattccatgtatttatttacaag AGGGGAGGGGTTGCTGAAGACGACCCAGGATTTATTTCAACAAGCAGAG GCCTTTGCAACAGAAGGATTAAAGCTTGCCTCGACTCTTCTTTCATTTTCTAATCAG CTAGAAGATGATGACAAACCATTGCTTCTGCAAGAAATTGACAAGATGGTCCCTGCATATCAACAGCTTCAGGTAACAGCTAAAACCCCTGTCCAGGGTAAGACTGCAACTTTTACAAAG GTAGACACCTGTATTCATAATGTAAAGTGTATTCTGGATATCCTGGCTCAGGTTCTTCCACTCAGCTGCAAGTTGCATAGAAAG cACAAGGCAGGAAATGGCTATTTCAGAGCACATCGTCCTTGGAGAGAAAATGGCCTTCACACAGCTGCAAAAGAAGCCAGTGGCCCAGCCAGAACTGACCTTTTTGGCATCAGGTCCCTGGAACAACATGTAGCAAACCTTACAGTTTGGGACAACAAACCCTTCTAA